A single Sporosarcina sp. FSL W8-0480 DNA region contains:
- the rarD gene encoding EamA family transporter RarD, giving the protein MQYEKSGVLWVVASFLIWGIMPVYWKHLSHVSSDEILTGRIVWAFFSTLLLVLILKNGKQLLQDVRELWKKQSQFWSLFIASMLITSNWFIYIWAVNNNHIVQTSLGYYINPLVSVLLGIFFLKEKLSSMQKIAFLLAASAVVILTFSYGKFPWVALTLAVTFAVYGFIKKRIQLDSLRGLAIETLFMTPFAVGYYIYLFMKGKAVFLHFDIKTDILLLLTGVATALPLVLFAKGVQMIPLYVSGFIQYIAPTMMLFLGVVIYKESFSSIEMFSFSIIWTALILFTISKVYESISTKRNAH; this is encoded by the coding sequence ATGCAGTATGAAAAAAGCGGTGTACTATGGGTCGTAGCATCATTTTTAATATGGGGAATTATGCCAGTATATTGGAAGCATTTATCACATGTGTCAAGCGATGAAATTCTCACGGGTCGTATCGTCTGGGCATTCTTTTCTACACTTCTTTTAGTTCTCATTTTAAAGAACGGTAAACAATTGCTTCAGGATGTAAGGGAACTTTGGAAAAAACAATCTCAATTTTGGAGCCTCTTTATAGCCTCCATGCTCATTACATCCAATTGGTTTATCTACATATGGGCTGTTAATAATAATCATATTGTGCAAACTAGTTTAGGCTATTACATTAATCCTTTAGTATCCGTATTGTTAGGTATCTTTTTTCTAAAAGAGAAATTATCATCAATGCAAAAGATTGCCTTCTTACTTGCGGCATCGGCTGTCGTGATTCTCACGTTTTCCTACGGGAAATTCCCTTGGGTAGCTTTAACACTTGCAGTAACTTTTGCTGTGTACGGTTTCATAAAGAAAAGAATTCAGTTGGATTCATTACGTGGATTGGCGATAGAAACCTTGTTCATGACGCCATTTGCAGTAGGGTATTATATTTATCTATTCATGAAAGGGAAGGCCGTTTTTTTGCATTTTGATATAAAGACGGACATACTTCTTTTATTGACTGGGGTGGCAACAGCACTTCCGCTCGTCTTGTTTGCGAAGGGTGTGCAAATGATTCCTTTATATGTGTCCGGATTCATTCAATACATCGCACCTACAATGATGTTGTTTTTGGGCGTAGTTATTTATAAGGAGTCATTCTCGTCAATCGAAATGTTTTCATTTTCAATAATCTGGACAGCCCTAATCCTCTTCACCATTTCGAAAGTATACGAGTCCATATCAACGAAACGAAATGCGCATTGA
- a CDS encoding acyl--CoA ligase → MNREQLVAPEKYNLVSEFDKYATGDGKHALIYVDENGDEKEITYDELMVSANKAANVFIENGLGKGDVILVMVPRLIEAYITYIGALKAGIVVIPSSEMLRSSDIEYRLEHSGAKAIVAYESFMDQFESVTNLNDVKLFVIGNSGKGQQSLTEMMKEASSEFEASDTQGTDMAFLSYTSGTTGKPKGVVHTHAWGYAHLRTAGPNWLGINEGDVVWATAAPGWQKWIWTPFVSVLGSGATGLVYNGRFEVKTYLEMIKKYNVNVLCCTPTEYRFMAKAENLKDYDLSSLKSAVSAGEPLNREVIDTFNNIFNLPVRDGYGQTENTLLVGTMLGMQARPGSMGKPTPGNRVEIINEDGIPVSAGQVGDIAVHISTPALFKEYLNDPERTKMQFRGEYYVTGDRAKLDEDGYFWFEGRGDDIIISSGYTIGPFEVEDALTKHSAVRECAVVGSPDEVRGAVVKAFIVLRDPEMEHEENLIKELQDHVKSLTAPYKYPRKIEFVKELPKTASGKIMRVELRKAEHNKG, encoded by the coding sequence ATGAATCGCGAGCAATTAGTGGCACCTGAAAAGTATAATCTTGTTTCTGAGTTCGACAAGTACGCAACTGGTGATGGAAAGCACGCGCTCATTTATGTAGATGAAAATGGCGATGAAAAAGAAATCACATATGATGAATTAATGGTATCTGCTAATAAGGCCGCAAATGTCTTCATCGAAAACGGTTTAGGTAAAGGCGATGTAATCCTTGTAATGGTACCACGTTTAATCGAAGCATATATTACATATATCGGTGCTTTGAAGGCAGGAATTGTTGTCATTCCAAGTTCCGAAATGTTGCGCTCCTCTGATATAGAATACAGATTGGAACATAGCGGCGCAAAGGCAATCGTCGCGTATGAGTCATTTATGGATCAGTTCGAATCTGTTACTAACTTGAATGATGTTAAACTATTCGTTATTGGAAATTCGGGTAAAGGGCAGCAATCATTGACTGAAATGATGAAAGAAGCCTCTTCTGAATTCGAGGCATCCGATACACAAGGCACCGATATGGCTTTCCTTTCTTATACTTCAGGTACGACAGGGAAACCAAAGGGAGTTGTGCATACCCATGCTTGGGGCTATGCCCATCTGAGAACGGCCGGACCTAACTGGTTAGGCATTAACGAAGGAGACGTGGTATGGGCGACAGCAGCTCCAGGCTGGCAAAAATGGATTTGGACGCCATTCGTTTCAGTTTTGGGAAGCGGAGCAACTGGACTTGTATATAATGGTCGTTTCGAAGTGAAAACATATTTGGAAATGATCAAGAAATATAACGTGAATGTCTTATGCTGCACCCCTACAGAATACCGTTTCATGGCGAAGGCTGAAAACTTGAAGGACTACGACTTGTCATCCTTAAAAAGTGCAGTTTCCGCTGGCGAACCGTTAAACAGAGAAGTGATTGATACGTTTAACAATATCTTCAATCTTCCAGTGAGAGATGGATATGGCCAAACTGAAAATACATTATTAGTCGGTACAATGCTTGGAATGCAAGCACGACCAGGTTCTATGGGGAAACCGACACCCGGTAATCGTGTTGAGATTATCAATGAAGACGGTATTCCAGTTTCAGCAGGGCAAGTTGGCGATATAGCCGTGCATATCTCCACACCGGCGCTTTTCAAAGAATACTTAAATGATCCGGAACGCACGAAAATGCAGTTCAGAGGAGAATATTATGTAACGGGTGACCGTGCGAAACTTGACGAAGATGGCTACTTCTGGTTTGAGGGTCGCGGCGATGATATCATTATCAGTTCAGGATATACAATTGGACCATTCGAAGTGGAGGATGCGTTGACAAAGCACTCCGCTGTACGGGAATGTGCGGTTGTAGGAAGTCCTGATGAAGTTCGAGGTGCTGTAGTTAAAGCATTTATCGTATTACGAGATCCGGAAATGGAACATGAGGAAAACTTAATAAAGGAACTGCAAGATCACGTGAAGTCATTAACAGCACCTTATAAATATCCGCGTAAAATTGAATTCGTCAAAGAATTGCCGAAGACGGCATCTGGTAAAATCATGCGTGTGGAGTTAAGAAAAGCCGAGCATAATAAAGGGTGA
- a CDS encoding alpha/beta-type small acid-soluble spore protein has product MPNSGNSNQLLVPGVQQAIDQMKNEIAAEFGVNLGPDSTSRANGSVGGEITKRLVRQAQSQMQGYQK; this is encoded by the coding sequence ATGCCAAACAGCGGAAATTCAAACCAACTACTTGTTCCTGGAGTACAACAAGCGATTGACCAAATGAAGAACGAAATCGCAGCAGAATTTGGTGTAAACCTTGGACCGGACTCCACATCGCGTGCCAACGGATCCGTCGGCGGAGAAATCACTAAGCGATTAGTGCGTCAAGCCCAATCCCAAATGCAAGGTTACCAAAAATAA
- a CDS encoding alpha/beta-type small acid-soluble spore protein codes for MPNNNNSNQLLVPGVQQAIDQMKNEIAAEFGVNLGPDSTSRANGSVGGEITKRLVRQAQQQMQGFQK; via the coding sequence ATGCCTAACAACAACAACTCAAACCAACTTCTTGTACCAGGAGTACAACAAGCGATTGACCAAATGAAGAACGAAATCGCAGCAGAGTTTGGCGTTAACCTTGGACCGGACTCCACATCGCGTGCCAACGGATCCGTCGGCGGAGAAATCACTAAGCGATTAGTGCGTCAAGCCCAACAGCAAATGCAAGGCTTCCAAAAATAA
- the thiI gene encoding tRNA uracil 4-sulfurtransferase ThiI: MEWNEVLIRYGELSLKGRNRNVFVRKLKNNIHAAMRDLRSIRIKAERDRMFLIADDQEDMKKAMDRLPAIFGIQSFSPVAKCEAEIETIKAKALEVIGSDETAGRTFKVEIKRADKDFPLVTGELQQEIGGHVLRHFPELVVQMKKPDIILLVDIRKEGAFLTSKVYKGAGGMPVGSNGHSLLMLSGGIDSPVAGFQLMKRGVSLDAIHFASPPYTSELAKRKVMDLTEQLSTFGASVRLHIIPFTELQQAVVQQVPDNLSMTTTRRMMLQIADKVREEIGALAIVTGESLGQVASQTLESLTAINEVTTTPILRPLIAMDKLEIIEVSQKIGTYDISIRPYEDCCTIFTPSNPKTKPKLEKVHHYESFFDFQPLIDEAVKNRTIIEADSQEKKQDDFEDLL; encoded by the coding sequence ATGGAATGGAATGAAGTTTTAATACGGTACGGTGAATTGTCCTTGAAAGGGCGAAACCGTAATGTATTTGTACGTAAATTGAAAAATAATATACATGCTGCAATGCGCGACCTGCGCTCAATCCGTATTAAAGCCGAACGGGATCGAATGTTTTTAATCGCGGATGATCAAGAAGACATGAAAAAAGCGATGGATAGATTACCCGCTATTTTTGGTATCCAATCTTTTAGTCCCGTTGCTAAATGCGAAGCGGAAATTGAAACCATCAAGGCGAAAGCATTGGAAGTAATCGGTTCAGATGAAACGGCCGGACGTACATTTAAAGTGGAGATCAAACGCGCTGACAAAGACTTTCCATTAGTAACAGGAGAACTTCAACAAGAAATTGGAGGACATGTATTACGCCATTTCCCGGAACTTGTCGTGCAAATGAAAAAGCCGGATATCATTTTATTGGTCGACATCCGAAAAGAAGGAGCGTTCCTCACTTCAAAAGTTTATAAAGGTGCTGGTGGAATGCCGGTCGGTTCAAATGGACATTCATTATTAATGTTGTCAGGTGGAATTGATAGTCCTGTTGCGGGTTTTCAACTTATGAAGCGTGGTGTATCGCTTGACGCAATCCACTTTGCAAGCCCACCTTATACAAGTGAATTGGCAAAAAGAAAGGTTATGGATTTAACTGAACAGTTAAGCACATTCGGTGCATCTGTCCGCCTTCATATAATCCCATTTACGGAGCTGCAACAAGCAGTCGTTCAACAAGTACCTGATAATTTATCTATGACGACTACAAGAAGAATGATGCTTCAAATTGCGGATAAGGTACGGGAAGAGATCGGTGCATTGGCAATTGTCACAGGGGAGAGCCTTGGTCAGGTTGCCAGTCAAACGCTTGAAAGTTTGACAGCTATTAATGAAGTAACGACGACCCCGATCCTAAGACCGCTTATCGCGATGGACAAGCTTGAAATCATCGAGGTTTCTCAAAAGATTGGAACGTACGATATTTCAATTAGACCGTATGAGGATTGCTGTACAATCTTCACACCTTCTAATCCGAAAACAAAACCAAAACTTGAAAAGGTGCATCATTACGAAAGCTTTTTTGATTTTCAGCCTTTGATCGATGAAGCGGTTAAAAACAGAACGATCATTGAAGCCGATTCACAGGAAAAGAAGCAAGATGACTTTGAAGACCTTCTGTGA
- a CDS encoding cysteine desulfurase family protein, whose protein sequence is MIYFDNSATTQPDESVLESFIAANMRFYANPASLHRMGREAEILLNRSKEQMLTLVDNEDGEVVITSGGTEANNLAIIGLAHAYQSRGNHIITTEIEHPSIMNACRQLENEGFEVDYLSVDESGLISLKELESKLKKETILVSIMHVNNEIGTIQPISQCAKLIKNKGRAIFHSDCVQSFGKLLVSMEALGVDAITISAHKIHGLKGSGALFLKRAIKPNAINFGGGQENGLRSGTVSVPNAVSMAKAMRISAVDNESKDFREWRNKIIEVCDEFELIEVLSPQNAAPHILSLAFKSIKGEVAINYFQEQGIIISTSSACSSKNKNASHVIEAIDLDKNFKNGVIRVSFGNTNNEEEIETFIKVLRQFVELIERGI, encoded by the coding sequence ATGATTTATTTTGATAATAGTGCAACGACGCAACCGGATGAAAGTGTGCTTGAATCTTTTATAGCAGCGAATATGCGTTTTTATGCAAATCCTGCATCTCTTCATCGAATGGGAAGGGAAGCGGAGATTTTGTTAAACCGTTCAAAAGAACAAATGCTAACACTTGTCGACAACGAAGATGGAGAAGTTGTCATCACATCCGGAGGAACAGAAGCGAATAACTTGGCAATCATTGGGCTTGCTCACGCGTATCAGTCAAGGGGCAATCATATTATAACGACTGAGATCGAACATCCTTCGATAATGAATGCTTGTCGTCAATTGGAAAATGAAGGGTTCGAGGTCGATTATCTTTCGGTTGACGAGTCTGGCTTGATTTCCTTGAAAGAATTGGAAAGTAAGTTGAAAAAAGAAACAATCCTCGTCAGCATCATGCATGTAAACAATGAAATTGGAACGATTCAACCGATTTCCCAATGTGCCAAGTTGATAAAAAACAAGGGGCGTGCCATTTTCCATTCAGATTGTGTACAAAGTTTTGGAAAACTCTTAGTGAGTATGGAAGCATTGGGCGTTGACGCGATTACAATTTCTGCCCATAAAATCCATGGCCTAAAAGGTTCTGGCGCATTATTTTTGAAAAGAGCCATTAAACCAAACGCTATAAATTTCGGTGGCGGGCAAGAAAATGGTTTAAGAAGTGGGACGGTATCTGTTCCAAATGCTGTTTCCATGGCAAAAGCAATGAGGATTAGCGCAGTGGATAATGAAAGTAAAGATTTCAGAGAGTGGAGAAATAAGATTATTGAAGTCTGTGATGAATTTGAACTTATTGAAGTCCTTTCACCACAAAATGCTGCGCCTCATATTTTATCGTTAGCGTTCAAGTCCATAAAAGGAGAAGTCGCTATCAATTATTTTCAAGAGCAAGGCATTATCATTTCTACATCAAGTGCCTGCTCCTCGAAAAATAAAAATGCAAGTCATGTCATTGAAGCAATCGATTTGGATAAAAACTTTAAAAACGGTGTCATCCGTGTAAGTTTCGGCAACACTAACAATGAAGAAGAAATAGAGACATTCATAAAGGTTTTACGACAATTCGTGGAATTGATTGAGAGGGGAATTTAA
- the ezrA gene encoding septation ring formation regulator EzrA: MVKYFIIPIIVLLVLMSIAFLFRRKHIREIGRLEHEKMQIQNKPIFEEMMKVKQLNMTGETEEKFERWRSEWTEVIDVHMPKIDTLLFDAEDMVDRFRFKKATIFEKEIQEKIRQCDKKKNEILDELNELIGSEEKNRIEIEKLREQYRSARKTILAHQHAFGMTVGPLEKELEGFNPKFQEYDELTANGNYLLAREIVLTLTAKGEQLSILLHDIPSLLVELQSKIPGAIRELRNGIREMEGQSYSLNHLELTKQLTEIEEGIEMQLAKMADLEIDSVRQQVTEMHDRIDSFYDALENEVNARHYVELYFTDVEESLASITQLTKETSDEATFVQQSYRLDEKEAKIPQLSLKKLETLQKRYETLTILLQDEESAYSSLQTELKEISDELEGIEEERERLANRMKNLRIDENNVRNKLNNLSKELQNVDRKLHRGNIPGIPDEMDARLEEAEEQLYLVSQSLQEVPLNMAVVNSYLANATIVVEEVKGRVEELLENVMLIERIIQYGNRYRASNPEMHERLLMAEESFRQFRYAKALEEAATAVEEVEPGSMKRIEEMLKEHV; encoded by the coding sequence ATGGTGAAATACTTCATCATTCCAATAATAGTTTTACTTGTACTTATGAGTATCGCCTTTTTGTTTAGGCGTAAGCATATACGGGAAATTGGCAGGCTTGAACATGAAAAAATGCAAATCCAGAACAAACCGATTTTTGAAGAAATGATGAAAGTTAAACAATTGAATATGACTGGTGAAACAGAGGAGAAGTTTGAACGGTGGCGTAGTGAATGGACAGAAGTCATCGACGTACATATGCCTAAAATTGATACCTTACTTTTTGACGCGGAAGATATGGTTGATCGGTTCCGTTTTAAAAAGGCAACTATCTTTGAAAAAGAGATCCAGGAAAAAATCAGGCAATGTGATAAGAAGAAAAATGAAATTTTGGATGAGTTGAATGAATTGATTGGCAGCGAAGAGAAAAACCGTATTGAAATCGAGAAACTTCGTGAACAATATCGCTCAGCACGTAAGACGATTTTAGCCCATCAACACGCCTTCGGGATGACAGTTGGACCATTGGAAAAGGAACTTGAGGGATTCAATCCGAAATTTCAAGAGTACGACGAGTTAACTGCGAATGGAAATTATTTACTGGCGCGTGAAATTGTGTTAACACTTACTGCAAAAGGAGAGCAACTTTCCATCCTCCTGCATGATATACCATCTTTGCTTGTTGAACTTCAAAGTAAAATACCGGGGGCTATTAGGGAATTACGGAACGGGATAAGAGAAATGGAAGGTCAATCGTATTCACTGAACCATCTTGAGCTGACAAAGCAATTGACTGAAATTGAAGAAGGCATTGAAATGCAGTTAGCCAAGATGGCTGATTTGGAAATTGACTCAGTTAGACAGCAAGTAACGGAAATGCATGACCGGATTGACTCGTTCTATGATGCGCTTGAAAATGAAGTGAACGCTAGACATTACGTTGAATTATATTTTACTGATGTCGAAGAAAGTCTTGCTTCCATCACCCAATTGACAAAGGAAACTTCTGATGAAGCAACGTTCGTTCAGCAAAGTTATCGTTTGGATGAAAAGGAAGCGAAAATTCCACAGTTAAGTTTGAAAAAACTTGAAACTTTACAGAAGCGCTATGAGACATTAACCATTTTGTTGCAGGATGAAGAATCCGCCTATTCATCATTGCAAACGGAGCTAAAAGAGATCTCGGATGAACTTGAAGGAATCGAAGAAGAACGGGAAAGGCTCGCTAACCGTATGAAAAACCTTCGAATTGACGAAAATAACGTTAGAAACAAGTTGAATAATCTCTCCAAGGAACTGCAAAATGTAGATCGGAAATTGCATCGCGGGAACATTCCTGGGATTCCGGATGAGATGGATGCTCGTCTTGAAGAAGCGGAAGAGCAATTGTATTTAGTTAGCCAAAGCTTACAGGAAGTTCCTCTGAATATGGCAGTCGTTAACAGCTATTTGGCAAATGCGACGATTGTCGTTGAGGAAGTAAAGGGTAGAGTAGAGGAGCTTTTGGAAAATGTAATGCTCATCGAGCGAATTATCCAGTATGGAAATAGGTACCGTGCTTCAAATCCTGAGATGCATGAGCGTTTGTTGATGGCGGAAGAATCATTTAGGCAATTCCGTTATGCGAAGGCGTTAGAGGAAGCGGCGACTGCGGTTGAGGAAGTTGAGCCGGGTTCGATGAAGCGTATAGAAGAGATGTTGAAAGAGCATGTGTAA
- a CDS encoding GAF domain-containing protein, protein MFTAISYSTNPKERYSELASQLDALLSGEPNRFANLSNASALLNQFFDRINWVGFYLLDGEDELVLGPFQGLPACIRIPLGKGVCGTSALNRETIIVPDVDQFPGHIACDSASRSEIVVPLIKDGNLLGVLDIDSPELDRFNDDDREGLEELVKVLVKHI, encoded by the coding sequence TTGTTTACTGCTATTTCATATTCTACAAATCCGAAAGAAAGATACAGCGAGTTGGCAAGCCAGCTTGATGCTTTGCTTTCTGGTGAGCCAAACCGCTTTGCAAATTTAAGTAATGCATCTGCTTTGTTGAATCAGTTCTTTGACCGTATCAATTGGGTAGGCTTCTATTTATTAGACGGTGAAGATGAACTTGTACTTGGACCATTCCAAGGACTGCCTGCTTGTATTAGAATCCCTCTTGGAAAAGGAGTATGCGGAACATCAGCATTGAACCGAGAAACGATTATAGTTCCGGATGTCGACCAGTTCCCTGGCCATATCGCTTGTGATTCCGCATCTCGTTCGGAGATTGTCGTTCCGCTCATAAAGGATGGCAACTTGCTTGGAGTACTTGATATCGACAGCCCTGAGTTAGACCGTTTCAACGATGATGACCGTGAAGGTTTAGAAGAGCTTGTAAAAGTTTTAGTTAAACATATTTGA
- the megL gene encoding methionine gamma-lyase, whose protein sequence is MKKNTLHKDTLVIHEGYEDTKHHGSLAVPLYQTSTFSFDHAEQGEKRFSGEEAGNIYSRLGNPTVRVLEERMTALEDGAGALAFGSGMAAVSSILVHLTKAGDHILCSRGIYGCTFGLLRIMKEKYNITHSLISMTTEEEIEQAITPETVCIYVETPINPTMELVDLHLIVKVAKKHGLRVVVDNTFTSPYLQNPITIGADFVLHSATKYINGHGDVIAGLLVGKDADEMEKLRFTVQKDYGAIMSPFDAWLLIRGLKTLPVRMERHTANAEKLLDYLKGQRLVEYIFYPFDKGNPQYEIAERQMKAGGGLISFTVKGGKKDAQLFMDSLSLIKIAVSLGDAETLIQHPATMTHSSVPEEERVKMGISDSLLRLSVGLEHPEDLIADLESAFTILEKHNSTHAK, encoded by the coding sequence ATGAAAAAGAACACGCTTCATAAAGATACACTTGTGATCCATGAAGGCTATGAAGATACAAAGCATCATGGGAGTCTAGCAGTTCCGCTGTATCAAACATCGACATTTTCTTTTGATCATGCGGAGCAAGGGGAAAAACGTTTTTCTGGGGAAGAGGCAGGCAATATTTACTCAAGACTTGGGAATCCGACGGTTCGTGTATTGGAAGAAAGAATGACTGCACTTGAGGATGGGGCAGGTGCGCTTGCATTCGGTTCCGGAATGGCTGCAGTAAGTTCCATTCTTGTCCACTTGACAAAGGCCGGGGATCATATCCTTTGTTCAAGAGGAATATACGGCTGTACGTTTGGCTTATTAAGAATCATGAAAGAAAAATACAATATTACACATAGTTTGATCAGCATGACAACCGAAGAGGAGATAGAACAAGCGATTACACCTGAAACGGTATGTATTTACGTTGAAACACCTATTAATCCGACAATGGAATTGGTAGACTTGCATTTAATCGTAAAGGTTGCCAAGAAACATGGTCTTCGTGTTGTTGTTGACAATACATTCACTTCGCCATATTTGCAAAATCCGATTACGATTGGAGCCGATTTCGTTCTCCATAGTGCTACGAAGTATATTAATGGCCATGGTGATGTGATTGCTGGATTGCTTGTCGGAAAAGATGCTGACGAAATGGAGAAACTTCGATTTACCGTTCAAAAGGACTACGGAGCAATTATGTCCCCATTCGATGCATGGTTATTGATCCGCGGGTTGAAAACATTGCCAGTCCGAATGGAAAGACATACGGCCAACGCCGAAAAGCTCTTAGACTATTTGAAAGGGCAACGTTTAGTGGAATACATTTTTTATCCGTTTGACAAAGGGAATCCACAATATGAAATTGCCGAACGTCAAATGAAGGCAGGCGGTGGTTTGATTTCCTTTACAGTGAAAGGCGGAAAAAAGGATGCCCAGTTGTTCATGGATAGCCTTTCATTGATAAAAATCGCTGTTAGCCTTGGTGATGCTGAGACACTTATTCAACATCCTGCCACAATGACACATTCGTCCGTACCTGAAGAAGAGCGCGTCAAAATGGGGATATCGGATTCTTTACTCCGATTATCGGTAGGACTTGAACATCCGGAAGATCTGATTGCCGATCTTGAATCTGCGTTTACTATTTTGGAAAAACACAATTCAACGCATGCAAAATAA
- a CDS encoding sensor domain-containing diguanylate cyclase, translating to MYNHELTLIEMKCDVFDLFSSKVDELSMEEMLHECKKMFMSHFEIKNADILLYDNNRFIPLIEGEVLDEESKSTSGIRSSKDQPIVNIMLLAHTGDINEDSLIIRDNRLNPLAALIFTATDKWHAFAESPYLKDIKKVLGTFVGQVVKVHQLSANESMYRRLFEVTEHFNSTMDSDVIIEEMMRTVLKSFSGYEVQLLLSQGYKDETKGYRLFDYMNERASAVDAFLSGDLTIEKNAEDLNGTLMNAPIGGRQGTYGVLQIVAFKGTNFTSTQKNFVKLITNVAGSALENANLYEQSSRLVSDLQLVDETSRELNSNLDIECMYGYLNEQFMKSFSPDEIAFVTLKGEAADSIEFASHTPLFEKEKGKKMVESIFDRLKEGEDSIFDVNSKSADGISDFTSLVALPITNNENMIGFVILLHKDDSFSFDNFKLLRSLIGHSSLAISNVMLRDQLQDLVNKDNLTKLYTRTYFDQYVATRIENEESGIFFLMDIDDFKLVNDTFGHYIGDIVLQQIASFIISKVDGIGFASRWGGEEIAIFLPDATFDNGVEFAESLVKEIPAITEPSVTVSIGMGDWQANEGASFNELFQSIDKALYHAKGNGKNQFIIHGVASAN from the coding sequence ATGTATAATCATGAACTTACGCTTATTGAAATGAAATGTGATGTTTTCGATTTATTTTCAAGTAAAGTTGATGAACTATCAATGGAAGAAATGCTTCATGAATGCAAAAAAATGTTCATGAGTCATTTTGAAATTAAGAATGCGGATATACTTTTATATGATAATAATCGATTTATCCCATTGATAGAAGGGGAAGTTTTGGATGAGGAGAGCAAATCCACGAGTGGAATTCGTTCATCAAAGGATCAGCCTATTGTTAATATTATGCTATTGGCCCATACGGGTGACATAAATGAGGATTCACTTATTATTCGTGATAATCGGCTTAATCCGCTTGCTGCACTAATCTTTACAGCTACTGACAAATGGCATGCTTTTGCTGAATCACCTTATTTGAAGGATATAAAGAAGGTACTTGGCACTTTTGTCGGTCAAGTTGTGAAAGTTCATCAGCTTTCTGCCAATGAGTCAATGTATAGACGTTTGTTTGAAGTGACGGAGCATTTTAATTCGACAATGGACAGCGATGTGATCATCGAGGAAATGATGAGAACGGTGCTCAAGTCGTTTTCCGGATATGAAGTGCAACTCTTGCTCTCTCAGGGGTATAAGGATGAGACAAAGGGTTATCGGTTATTCGATTATATGAATGAACGTGCTTCCGCTGTGGACGCATTTTTATCAGGTGATTTAACGATCGAGAAAAACGCTGAAGATCTTAATGGCACCTTGATGAATGCTCCAATTGGGGGAAGACAAGGGACTTATGGGGTTTTGCAAATCGTGGCATTCAAAGGAACCAACTTTACATCTACTCAAAAAAACTTTGTAAAATTGATAACGAATGTTGCGGGTAGTGCTCTTGAAAACGCAAACTTATACGAGCAATCCTCCCGTCTTGTGAGTGATTTGCAATTGGTCGATGAAACGTCAAGGGAATTGAATAGCAATTTAGACATCGAGTGTATGTATGGCTATCTGAATGAGCAGTTCATGAAATCCTTTAGTCCAGACGAAATTGCCTTCGTTACTCTAAAGGGCGAAGCAGCCGATTCAATTGAATTCGCTTCACATACCCCGCTTTTTGAAAAAGAGAAAGGCAAGAAGATGGTGGAATCCATCTTTGACCGTTTAAAAGAAGGGGAAGATTCAATTTTTGATGTAAATAGTAAAAGTGCTGATGGAATTTCTGATTTTACTTCACTTGTAGCGCTTCCCATCACAAATAATGAGAATATGATCGGGTTTGTTATCCTTTTACATAAGGATGATTCCTTCTCATTCGATAATTTCAAGCTTCTGCGTTCACTCATTGGTCATTCCTCATTGGCGATTTCGAATGTCATGCTCCGTGACCAATTGCAAGATCTTGTTAATAAGGATAATCTGACTAAGTTATATACAAGAACGTATTTCGATCAATATGTAGCTACAAGAATCGAAAATGAAGAATCGGGCATATTTTTCTTGATGGATATAGATGACTTCAAGTTGGTGAATGATACATTCGGCCACTATATTGGCGATATTGTCTTACAGCAAATTGCATCTTTTATCATTTCAAAAGTGGATGGGATAGGTTTTGCAAGCAGATGGGGTGGAGAGGAAATCGCAATTTTCCTACCTGATGCAACGTTCGACAATGGCGTTGAATTTGCCGAATCACTCGTTAAGGAAATACCGGCTATAACAGAACCAAGTGTGACAGTGTCTATCGGTATGGGCGATTGGCAAGCGAATGAAGGTGCCTCCTTCAACGAATTGTTTCAGTCAATCGATAAAGCTTTATATCATGCAAAAGGAAATGGGAAAAACCAATTCATCATCCATGGAGTGGCTTCGGCAAATTGA